The Mytilus trossulus isolate FHL-02 chromosome 3, PNRI_Mtr1.1.1.hap1, whole genome shotgun sequence genome contains a region encoding:
- the LOC134709829 gene encoding uncharacterized protein LOC134709829: MDFVLFMIGISSLIINVKGQSCYYDYHHCTGYDWCCPDSYVCTGSSTCLSIRAIVGICIGGLFGLAIFIACIYYSCKKEKGRVGTVLTHPDVNTHSSWTTPVWGASLWTTACIRSNAVQSFKRVCAASL, from the exons ATGGACTTCGTATTATTTATGATTGGTATATCTTCTTTGATAATAAATGTGAAAG GTCAGTCGTGTTACTATGACTACCATCATTGTACAGGATATGATTGGTGCTGCCCTGATAGTTACGTCTGTACTGGGTCGTCAACCTGTTTATCTATTCG AGCAATAGTCGGAATATGTATTGGAGGTTTATTTGGTCTAGCTATTTTCATCGCCTGCATATACTACAGCTGCAAAA AGGAGAAGGGTAGAGTTGGAACTGTTTTGACACATCCAGACGTAAACACTCACAGTAGTTGGACAACACCAGTATGGGGAGCAAGCTTATGGACAACCGCCTGCATACGATCAAACGCAGTACAGTCATTCAAGCGGGTTTGTGCAGCCAGCCTCTGA